From one Trifolium pratense cultivar HEN17-A07 linkage group LG1, ARS_RC_1.1, whole genome shotgun sequence genomic stretch:
- the LOC123890961 gene encoding uncharacterized protein LOC123890961, with protein MSGNGLPNNLPTLEGKNWERWSKQMKSLFGFQDTLDVVTNGVPILPANANAEQRNSHRDLKKKDCKAMYAIQAAVDSANFDKISNAESSKEAWDILVKCYEGGEKVKNVKLQSLRRQYELLQMDKNESIGAYVSKVQGLVHTMRNCGETITERMVIEKVMRTLIPNYDHVIVAIQESGNVPTMQMEDLVGSLEAHELVINERKNAQETVQAMQAQTFKKNGGNKGKNHDKSKNFSQKHSKFDAKSESFKKGGGTSNTKKKDKSHIQCYNCEKWGHYASDCWYKKGKEKATDSACTRRNR; from the coding sequence ATGTCTGGGAATGGATTACCCAACAATCTTCCAACTCTTGAGGGCAAGAATTGGGAAAGATGGAGCAAACAGATGAAATCTTTGTTTGGATTTCAAGACACACTTGATGTTGTGACTAATGGGGTGCCAATTTTGCCAGCAAATGCAAATGCGGAACAGAGAAACAGTCACAGAGATTTAAAGAAGAAAGATTGCAAAGCCATGTATGCAATCCAAGCTGCAGTAGATTCTGCGAATTTTGACAAGATTTCAAATGCTGAATCTTCAAAGGAGGCATGGGATATCTTGGTCAAATGTTATGAAGGTGGAGAAAAAGTGAAGAATGTCAAGTTACAATCTCTGAGGAGGCAGTATGAATTGCTGCAGATGGACAAGAATGAATCAATTGGAGCTTATGTTTCGAAGGTTCAAGGCTTGGTTCATACAATGAGGAATTGTGGAGAAACCATAACTGAAAGAATGGTCATAGAAAAGGTAATGAGAACATTAATCCCTAACTATGATCATGTTATAGTTGCTATTCAAGAATCTGGTAATGTACCAACCATGCAAATGGAAGATCTTGTTGGTTCTTTAGAAGCACATGAATTAGTaataaatgaaagaaagaatgCTCAAGAAACAGTACAAGCTATGCAAGCACAAACATTCAAGAAGAATGGTGGTAATAAAGGCAAGAATCATGATAAGTCAAAGAATTTTTCACAAAAGCACAGTAAATTTGATGCAAAATCTGAATCCTTCAAGAAAGGAGGAGGAACatcaaatacaaagaaaaaagataagAGTCATATTCAGTGCTATAATTGTGAAAAATGGGGTCATTATGCTTCTGATTGCTGGTAcaagaaagggaaagaaaagGCAACAGATTCAGCTTGTACAAGAAGAAACAGATAA
- the LOC123906746 gene encoding metacaspase-3-like, which translates to MGDRLKARKSKNCFFPFTRNSTDGACFDHHKFFSSKHTMEEEFACSRCKRKFTVPTKITTYGCCECQGVSKSISGYKQLRENSLGAKFFDQDQLHNAAGYSSSLLSTTMTANKRAVLCGVSYSRRRYRLKGTVNDVVNMNSLLVENFAFPIQSIRVLTEEQKDPNLIPTRRNIVESLKWLVKDCQLGDSLVFYFSGHGMQQPADDKEDEIDGLDETICPVDFIREGMITDNEINSTIVEPLKKGVKLHAIIDACHSGTTLDLMHVYKKDNGSWKWMNNNPSSTEPVTKRTNGGTAICFSACEDSQLAADTAAFGGKEMNGVMTYLLTKIIREHPGITYASLLEKLHEDIAKIQRSKHFSGFLKRIFHRRIDQDPLLSASEEFDVHTRILF; encoded by the exons ATGGGTGATAGATTAAAAGccagaaaaagcaaaaactgTTTTTTTCCATTTACCAGAAACAGTACTGATGGTGCTTGCTTTGATCATCATAAGTTTTTTAGTTCAAAACATACTATGGAAGAAGAATTTGCCTGCAGTCGTTGCAAACGAAAGTTTAcagtaccaacaaaaataacTACATATGGTTGCTGTGAGTGCCAAGGTGTTAGCAAATCGATTTCAGGTTATAAGCAATTAAGAGAAAATAGTTTAGGAGCCAAATTTTTCGACCAAGATCAACTACACAATGCAGCTGGTTATTCCTCATCCTTGTTGTCCACAACTATGACTGCTAACAAGCGCGCGGTTCTCTGTGGAGTTAGTTACAGCAGAAGACGGTATAGGCTCAAGGGAACCGTTAATGATGTTGTTAACATGAACTCTCTACTGGTTGAGAATTTTGCATTCCCAATTCAATCCATACGTGTCCTCACAG AAGAACAGAAGGATCCAAATTTGATTCCAACAAGGAGGAATATAGTGGAATCTTTAAAGTGGCTGGTGAAGGATTGCCAATTAGGAGACTCGTTGGTGTTCTACTTCTCTGGACATGGTATGCAACAACCGGCAGATGACAAAGAAGATGAAATTGATGGACTTGATGAAACTATTTGCCCTGTTGATTTTATTAGAGAAGGAATGATCACCGACAATGAAATCAATTCTACCATTGTTGAGCCACTAAAGAAAGGTGTTAAACTTCATGCTATTATTGATGCTTGTCATAGTGGAACGACTCTTGATCTCATGCATGTTTATAAAAAGGACAA TGGCAGTTGGAAATGGATGAATAACAATCCCTCCAGTACAGAACCTGTTACTAAACGTACAAATGGTGGAACAGCCATTTGCTTCAGTGCTTGTGAAGATAGTCAGTTAGCTGCTGATACTGCA GCTTTTGGAGGAAAAGAGATGAACGGTGTTATGACCTatcttttaacaaaaataatcaGAGAACATCCTGGAATTACATATGCCAGTTTGCTAGAAAAATTGCACGAGGATATTGCGAAGATTCAACGAAGCAAACACTTCAGTGGGTTCTTGAAACGTATTTTTCACCGTAGAATTGACCAG GACCCTCTTTTATCAGCATCGGAGGAATTTGATGTTCATACGAGAATATTATTTTGA
- the LOC123906753 gene encoding uncharacterized protein LOC123906753 isoform X2, with protein sequence MKEEEESTVKMEWLTCIDSTTLSHSELQALSLSSLSSFDLKSTRQIVTPKIDPSTFNHSAGSHRQTYSRSHRRCRAPPLLPTPVLPSDHRIIVDYLKQFIREDPKFDQVELLQPVVPSISPPVIFSGEVRKRKRGRKPKMKVHLDDCYRGMEIVNKNGVAVDLNVLSMVEHPFEAEIARRTEGLSKEDELLGFLSDLVGQWGSRRRKRRIVDAADFGDVLPLGWKLLLSLKRKDGRAWIYCRRYISPSGQQFVSCKEVSSYLQSRFGHSDLQLQISHRSENILQEQRVTTENSAGVAHEEQDQRQIVATNSDVSGLSVSNERLKEMSLLEMENLADVQIHDLFECHKCNMTFDEKDAYLEHLLSIHQKTTRRYRLGSSVSDGVIIKDGKFECQFCHKVFLEKRRYNSHVGIHVRNYLRKAEDLPGQPNVLRAEESPVTDEMPSRISKMDALIEIAQNSIVEDSVMEPCSSKLNTIHVSEIAAGDLDEDINVESLVSEQQMEESLIGPNVVRDLNQQDSPRLPMGGTIEKIDNDNRVINAKTSSFLDNTGLLSVNNKNVDAPDTSKGKGDTALTVEGFDHSGIDLQGVSQVPLLPSFGNHMKPGYEKSENSGCTNTKGDLRLGENNSNKSDLKIGLDGCKDVPGVANVQVTAMLTSKENVIQSMVSNPSVSPEQSMDSFSAFSSDKGFQELRLEDIGSLEYDFASVQDVSAELANNIVVQGTCASQEVMLNVDDNNQLTTTCVWCGIEFSLQGKNIWSNQCVGQWITKCWPFLDC encoded by the exons atgaaggaagaagaagaatcaacGGTTAAGATGGAGTGGTTAACTTGCATTGATTCAACAACTCTCTCTCACTCTGAACTTCAagcactttctctctcttctctctcttccTTCGACCTAAAATCTACGCGCCAAATCGTCACTCCCAAAATCGATCCCTCAACTTTCAACCACAGCGCCGGTTCTCACCGTCAAACCTACTCCCGATCTCACCGTCGTTGTCGTGCACCGCCACTTCTTCCAACTCCTGTTCTTCCCTCCGACCACCGTATCATCGTTGATTACCTCAAACAGTTTATTAGAGAAGATCCGAAGTTCGATCAGGTTGAGCTTCTTCAGCCTGTAGTTCCTTCAATTTCGCCGCCGGTGATATTTTCCGGTGAGGTGAGGAAAAGGAAGAGAGGGAGGAAACCTAAAATGAAGGTGCATTTGGATGACTGTTATAGAGGGATGGAGATTGTGAACAAGAATGGTGTTGCTGTTGATTTGAATGTGTTGTCGATGGTGGAGCATCCGTTTGAGGCGGAGATTGCGAGAAGGACGGAGGGTTTAAGTAAGGAAGATGAGTTGTTAGGGTTTTTGAGTGATTTGGTTGGTCAGTGGGGAAGTAggaggaggaagaggaggaTTGTTGATGCTGCTGATTTTGGAGATGTGTTACCTCTTGGTTGGAAGCTTTTGCTTAGTTTGAAGAGGAAAGATGGTCGTGCCTGGATCTATTGCCGGAGATATATAAG CCCTAGTGGACAGCAGTTTGTGTCTTGCAAAGAAGTTTCTTCCTATTTGCAGTCTCGTTTTGGTCACTCTGATTTACAGTTACAAATCAGTCATAGGAGTGAAAACATACTTCAAGAACAGAGAGTGACTACTGAAAAT TCTGCAGGTGTTGCTCACGAGGAGCAGGATCAACGGCAGATTGTTGCCACTAACTCGGATGTGTCTGGTTTGTCCGTCTCTAATGAACGGTTGAAGGAAATGTCCTTGTTGGAGATGGAGAACCTTGCAGATGTGCAAATACATGATCTGTTTGAATGTCACAAGTGCAACATGACCTTTGATGAGAAGGATGCGTACTTGGAGCACCTGTTGTCTATTCATCAGAAGACGACGAGGCGGTATCGACTTGGTTCATCTGTTTCAGATGGAGTTATAATTAAAGATGGGAAGTTTGAGTGCCAGTTCTGTCATAAAGTGTTTTTGGAAAAGCGTCGCTACAATAGTCATGTTGGGATACATGTAAGGAATTATTTGAGGAAAGCTGAAGATTTGCCGGGTCAGCCTAATGTCTTGAGAGCAGAAGAGTCTCCAGTCACAGATGAGATGCCTTCAAGGATCTCTAAGATGGATGCCCTCATCGAAATTGCTCAAAACTCTATTGTGGAGGATTCTGTCATGGAACCATGTTCCTCTAAACTGAATACGATTCATGTTTCAGAAATTGCAGCTGGTGACTTAGATGAAGACATAAACGTCGAGTCTCTGGTCAGTGAACAGCAAATGGAAGAGAGCTTGATTGGCCCAAATGTAGTTCGCGATTTAAATCAGCAAGATAGTCCTCGTTTACCCATGGGTGGAACAATAGAGAAAATTGACAACGATAACCGAGTTATTAATGCAAAGACGTCTAGTTTTCTAGATAACACAGGCTTGTTATCTGTGAATAATAAAAATGTTGATGCACCTGATACTTCTAAAGGAAAAGGTGATACGGCGCTGACTGTTGAGGGATTTGATCATTCTGGGATTGATCTGCAAGGAGTTTCTCAAGTCCCGTTGCTTCCTTCATTTGGGAATCACATGAAACCTGGATATGAGAAGAGTGAAAATTCTGGTTGCACTAATACTAAGGGGGATCTTAGACTTGGCGAAAACAATAGTAATAAAAGTGACTTGAAAATTGGTTTAGATGGCTGCAAGGATGTACCCGGTGTTGCTAATGTTCAAGTGACAGCAATGCTAACTTCTAAAGAAAATGTGATCCAATCTATGGTTTCTAACCCCTCTGTATCCCCAGAACAATCTATGGATTCTTTTTCTGCATTTAGCTCAGACAAG GGGTTCCAGGAATTGAGGTTAGAAGATATTGGTTCTCTTGAGTATGATTTTGCAAGTGTTCAAGATGTGTCAGCTGAATTGGCAAATAACATAGTGGTGCAAGGGACATGTGCATCACAAGAAGTTATGTTAAATGTGGATGACAATAATCAGCTCACAACCACGTGTGTATGGTGTGGAATAGAGTT CAGTTTGCAAGGCAAAAATATCTGGTCAAATCAATGTGTTGGACAGTGGATCACCAAATGCTGGCCATTTTTAGACTG CTGA
- the LOC123906753 gene encoding uncharacterized protein LOC123906753 isoform X1 yields the protein MKEEEESTVKMEWLTCIDSTTLSHSELQALSLSSLSSFDLKSTRQIVTPKIDPSTFNHSAGSHRQTYSRSHRRCRAPPLLPTPVLPSDHRIIVDYLKQFIREDPKFDQVELLQPVVPSISPPVIFSGEVRKRKRGRKPKMKVHLDDCYRGMEIVNKNGVAVDLNVLSMVEHPFEAEIARRTEGLSKEDELLGFLSDLVGQWGSRRRKRRIVDAADFGDVLPLGWKLLLSLKRKDGRAWIYCRRYISPSGQQFVSCKEVSSYLQSRFGHSDLQLQISHRSENILQEQRVTTENSAGVAHEEQDQRQIVATNSDVSGLSVSNERLKEMSLLEMENLADVQIHDLFECHKCNMTFDEKDAYLEHLLSIHQKTTRRYRLGSSVSDGVIIKDGKFECQFCHKVFLEKRRYNSHVGIHVRNYLRKAEDLPGQPNVLRAEESPVTDEMPSRISKMDALIEIAQNSIVEDSVMEPCSSKLNTIHVSEIAAGDLDEDINVESLVSEQQMEESLIGPNVVRDLNQQDSPRLPMGGTIEKIDNDNRVINAKTSSFLDNTGLLSVNNKNVDAPDTSKGKGDTALTVEGFDHSGIDLQGVSQVPLLPSFGNHMKPGYEKSENSGCTNTKGDLRLGENNSNKSDLKIGLDGCKDVPGVANVQVTAMLTSKENVIQSMVSNPSVSPEQSMDSFSAFSSDKGFQELRLEDIGSLEYDFASVQDVSAELANNIVVQGTCASQEVMLNVDDNNQLTTTCVWCGIEFNHDAVDSEIQSDSVGFMCPVCKAKISGQINVLDSGSPNAGHF from the exons atgaaggaagaagaagaatcaacGGTTAAGATGGAGTGGTTAACTTGCATTGATTCAACAACTCTCTCTCACTCTGAACTTCAagcactttctctctcttctctctcttccTTCGACCTAAAATCTACGCGCCAAATCGTCACTCCCAAAATCGATCCCTCAACTTTCAACCACAGCGCCGGTTCTCACCGTCAAACCTACTCCCGATCTCACCGTCGTTGTCGTGCACCGCCACTTCTTCCAACTCCTGTTCTTCCCTCCGACCACCGTATCATCGTTGATTACCTCAAACAGTTTATTAGAGAAGATCCGAAGTTCGATCAGGTTGAGCTTCTTCAGCCTGTAGTTCCTTCAATTTCGCCGCCGGTGATATTTTCCGGTGAGGTGAGGAAAAGGAAGAGAGGGAGGAAACCTAAAATGAAGGTGCATTTGGATGACTGTTATAGAGGGATGGAGATTGTGAACAAGAATGGTGTTGCTGTTGATTTGAATGTGTTGTCGATGGTGGAGCATCCGTTTGAGGCGGAGATTGCGAGAAGGACGGAGGGTTTAAGTAAGGAAGATGAGTTGTTAGGGTTTTTGAGTGATTTGGTTGGTCAGTGGGGAAGTAggaggaggaagaggaggaTTGTTGATGCTGCTGATTTTGGAGATGTGTTACCTCTTGGTTGGAAGCTTTTGCTTAGTTTGAAGAGGAAAGATGGTCGTGCCTGGATCTATTGCCGGAGATATATAAG CCCTAGTGGACAGCAGTTTGTGTCTTGCAAAGAAGTTTCTTCCTATTTGCAGTCTCGTTTTGGTCACTCTGATTTACAGTTACAAATCAGTCATAGGAGTGAAAACATACTTCAAGAACAGAGAGTGACTACTGAAAAT TCTGCAGGTGTTGCTCACGAGGAGCAGGATCAACGGCAGATTGTTGCCACTAACTCGGATGTGTCTGGTTTGTCCGTCTCTAATGAACGGTTGAAGGAAATGTCCTTGTTGGAGATGGAGAACCTTGCAGATGTGCAAATACATGATCTGTTTGAATGTCACAAGTGCAACATGACCTTTGATGAGAAGGATGCGTACTTGGAGCACCTGTTGTCTATTCATCAGAAGACGACGAGGCGGTATCGACTTGGTTCATCTGTTTCAGATGGAGTTATAATTAAAGATGGGAAGTTTGAGTGCCAGTTCTGTCATAAAGTGTTTTTGGAAAAGCGTCGCTACAATAGTCATGTTGGGATACATGTAAGGAATTATTTGAGGAAAGCTGAAGATTTGCCGGGTCAGCCTAATGTCTTGAGAGCAGAAGAGTCTCCAGTCACAGATGAGATGCCTTCAAGGATCTCTAAGATGGATGCCCTCATCGAAATTGCTCAAAACTCTATTGTGGAGGATTCTGTCATGGAACCATGTTCCTCTAAACTGAATACGATTCATGTTTCAGAAATTGCAGCTGGTGACTTAGATGAAGACATAAACGTCGAGTCTCTGGTCAGTGAACAGCAAATGGAAGAGAGCTTGATTGGCCCAAATGTAGTTCGCGATTTAAATCAGCAAGATAGTCCTCGTTTACCCATGGGTGGAACAATAGAGAAAATTGACAACGATAACCGAGTTATTAATGCAAAGACGTCTAGTTTTCTAGATAACACAGGCTTGTTATCTGTGAATAATAAAAATGTTGATGCACCTGATACTTCTAAAGGAAAAGGTGATACGGCGCTGACTGTTGAGGGATTTGATCATTCTGGGATTGATCTGCAAGGAGTTTCTCAAGTCCCGTTGCTTCCTTCATTTGGGAATCACATGAAACCTGGATATGAGAAGAGTGAAAATTCTGGTTGCACTAATACTAAGGGGGATCTTAGACTTGGCGAAAACAATAGTAATAAAAGTGACTTGAAAATTGGTTTAGATGGCTGCAAGGATGTACCCGGTGTTGCTAATGTTCAAGTGACAGCAATGCTAACTTCTAAAGAAAATGTGATCCAATCTATGGTTTCTAACCCCTCTGTATCCCCAGAACAATCTATGGATTCTTTTTCTGCATTTAGCTCAGACAAG GGGTTCCAGGAATTGAGGTTAGAAGATATTGGTTCTCTTGAGTATGATTTTGCAAGTGTTCAAGATGTGTCAGCTGAATTGGCAAATAACATAGTGGTGCAAGGGACATGTGCATCACAAGAAGTTATGTTAAATGTGGATGACAATAATCAGCTCACAACCACGTGTGTATGGTGTGGAATAGAGTTTAACCACGATGCTGTTGATTCTGAAATACAATCAGATTCTGTTGGATTCATGTGTCCAGTTTGCAAGGCAAAAATATCTGGTCAAATCAATGTGTTGGACAGTGGATCACCAAATGCTGGCCATTTTTAG